The following proteins are encoded in a genomic region of Enterocloster clostridioformis:
- the gatC gene encoding Asp-tRNA(Asn)/Glu-tRNA(Gln) amidotransferase subunit GatC, whose translation MANIISDETIEYVGILAKLELSPEEKEEAKTDMGRMLDYIDKLNELDTQGVEPMSHVFPVNNVFREDVVTGVDQRDRILSNAPRQKDGAFKVPKTVE comes from the coding sequence ATGGCAAATATCATAAGTGACGAGACAATCGAGTATGTAGGCATCCTGGCCAAGCTGGAACTATCCCCGGAGGAAAAGGAGGAAGCAAAGACGGATATGGGAAGGATGCTGGATTATATAGATAAGTTAAATGAACTGGACACACAGGGCGTTGAGCCCATGTCCCACGTATTTCCGGTGAACAACGTGTTCCGGGAGGATGTGGTCACGGGCGTGGACCAGAGAGACCGGATTCTCTCCAACGCCCCCCGGCAAAAGGACGGAGCATTCAAAGTGCCTAAGACTGTAGAGTAG
- a CDS encoding glutamate synthase-related protein, with translation MAVYRCRFCGSIYDEEKEGVPISDLKVCPVCMVTADKLVRAEDGTGGGKTPDREKEEPVKKQETRETCKDCGGRTGEAESYDPEYARTQTDARYMDEIHEMAVKGQSIIAAMGTQMPMPGWDDILFLGAQLNPMPLDEHAPVKTETIIGKHAAKPMVLDHPVYISHMSFGALSRETKTALSRGSAMARTAMCSGEGGILPEEKAAAYKYIFEYVPNQYSVTDENLREADAIEIKIGQGTKPGMGGHLPGGKVTPEIAAIRNKPLGQDIISPSRFPGIDTKEDLKGLVDRLRLVSGGRPIGIKIAAGRIEKDLEFCVYAGPDFITIDGRGGATGASPKIIRDSTSVPTIYALYRARKYLDQTGCGAQLVITGGLRVSSDFAKALAMGADAVAIASAALMAAACQQYRICGTGMCPVGVATQDERLRSRFKEDAAAQRVANFLRVSLEEIKTFARITGHDNIHDMDVDDLCTVSREISEFTNIRHA, from the coding sequence ATGGCAGTATACCGTTGCAGATTCTGTGGTTCTATTTATGATGAGGAAAAGGAGGGGGTACCGATATCCGATTTAAAGGTCTGTCCCGTGTGCATGGTCACGGCCGACAAGCTGGTGAGGGCAGAGGATGGAACGGGGGGAGGAAAGACTCCGGACAGGGAGAAGGAGGAGCCCGTTAAAAAGCAGGAGACACGGGAAACATGCAAAGACTGCGGCGGCAGAACAGGGGAAGCTGAGTCCTATGACCCTGAGTATGCCAGGACTCAGACCGACGCCCGCTATATGGACGAGATTCACGAGATGGCCGTGAAGGGACAGTCCATCATTGCTGCCATGGGAACCCAGATGCCCATGCCGGGCTGGGACGACATCCTGTTTCTGGGGGCTCAGCTGAATCCCATGCCGTTGGACGAACACGCCCCGGTAAAGACAGAAACCATTATAGGAAAACATGCGGCGAAGCCCATGGTGCTGGACCATCCGGTTTATATTTCACACATGTCCTTTGGCGCCCTTTCCAGGGAGACAAAGACAGCGCTGTCCAGGGGAAGCGCCATGGCACGCACAGCCATGTGCTCCGGCGAGGGAGGCATTCTGCCGGAGGAGAAGGCGGCGGCCTACAAGTATATATTTGAATATGTTCCCAACCAGTACAGTGTGACGGATGAGAACCTGAGGGAAGCAGACGCCATTGAAATAAAAATCGGGCAGGGCACAAAGCCGGGCATGGGAGGCCACCTGCCTGGAGGCAAGGTGACGCCGGAGATTGCGGCCATAAGGAATAAGCCTTTGGGGCAGGATATCATCAGTCCGTCGCGTTTCCCGGGCATTGACACAAAAGAGGATTTGAAGGGCCTGGTGGACAGGCTGCGCCTGGTATCCGGCGGACGGCCCATCGGCATCAAGATTGCGGCGGGAAGGATTGAGAAGGATTTGGAATTCTGCGTCTATGCCGGACCGGACTTTATTACCATTGACGGAAGGGGAGGGGCGACCGGAGCCAGCCCTAAGATTATCAGGGATTCTACCAGCGTGCCCACGATTTATGCCCTTTACAGGGCCAGAAAATACCTGGACCAGACAGGCTGCGGCGCCCAGCTGGTGATAACGGGCGGTCTGCGAGTATCTTCTGATTTTGCAAAGGCACTGGCTATGGGCGCGGACGCAGTGGCCATTGCTTCCGCTGCGTTGATGGCAGCCGCCTGCCAGCAGTACCGCATATGCGGCACCGGAATGTGTCCCGTGGGCGTGGCGACCCAGGACGAGAGGCTGCGCAGCCGCTTTAAGGAGGATGCGGCCGCGCAGAGAGTGGCTAATTTCCTCAGGGTATCTCTGGAGGAGATAAAGACATTTGCCAGGATTACGGGGCATGACAACATTCACGATATGGATGTGGACGATTTATGCACAGTCAGCAGGGAGATATCGGAATTTACCAATATACGCCATGCTTAA
- the aspS gene encoding aspartate--tRNA(Asn) ligase produces MEFVNGVKEKRVLDIREVLEGEYEGKEIRMNGAVHTIRHMGEVAFVILRKSRGLVQCVYEAGGTDFDIRDLKEESAVEVMGVVKAEERAPQGFEIRLKEIRVLSQPAEPLPLAVSKWKLNTSLETKLSLRPISLRNVRERAKFKIQEGIVRGFRDYLLSQGFTEIRTPKIVARGAEGGSNVFKLEYFNKKAELGQSPQFYKQTMVGVYDRVFEAAPVFRAEKHNTTRHLNEYTSLDFEMGYIDSFRDVMDMETGMLQYVMRLLEQEYKKELDMLGVTLPEVGRIPAVRFDQAKELVSRKYDRKIRNPYDLEPEEELLIGRYFKEEYGSDFVFVTHYPSKKRPFYAMDDPEDPKFTLSFDLMFRGLEVTTGGQRIHDYREITDKMEKRGMDPEDIASYLMIFKYGMPPHGGLGIGLERLTMRLLDEQNVREASLFPRDVTRLEP; encoded by the coding sequence ATGGAATTTGTAAACGGAGTTAAGGAGAAGAGAGTCCTGGATATCAGGGAAGTGCTTGAAGGGGAATACGAGGGGAAGGAAATACGGATGAACGGGGCTGTTCATACCATACGCCATATGGGCGAGGTAGCCTTTGTCATCCTGCGCAAGTCCCGGGGACTGGTGCAGTGTGTATATGAGGCGGGGGGTACGGATTTTGACATCAGGGATTTGAAGGAAGAGAGCGCCGTGGAGGTGATGGGTGTTGTGAAGGCCGAGGAACGGGCGCCCCAGGGCTTTGAGATAAGGCTGAAGGAAATCCGGGTGCTGTCCCAGCCAGCAGAGCCCCTGCCCCTTGCCGTCAGCAAATGGAAGCTTAACACATCCCTGGAGACAAAGCTTTCCCTGCGCCCCATCTCCCTGCGCAATGTGAGGGAGCGGGCCAAATTCAAGATTCAGGAAGGCATTGTAAGGGGATTTCGGGATTATCTTTTAAGCCAGGGCTTTACGGAGATACGCACCCCAAAAATCGTGGCGAGAGGAGCTGAGGGAGGCTCCAACGTATTTAAGCTGGAGTATTTTAATAAGAAGGCAGAGCTGGGACAGAGCCCGCAGTTTTACAAACAGACCATGGTGGGTGTATATGACAGGGTGTTTGAGGCGGCGCCTGTGTTCCGGGCAGAGAAGCATAATACCACCCGCCATCTCAACGAATACACCAGCCTGGATTTCGAGATGGGGTATATCGACAGCTTCCGGGATGTGATGGATATGGAGACGGGAATGCTCCAGTATGTCATGAGACTTCTGGAACAGGAGTATAAGAAGGAGCTGGATATGCTGGGAGTGACCCTGCCGGAGGTGGGACGGATTCCTGCGGTCCGGTTTGACCAGGCAAAGGAGCTTGTTTCAAGGAAATATGACAGGAAGATACGCAATCCCTATGATTTGGAGCCGGAGGAGGAGCTGCTCATAGGACGGTATTTCAAGGAAGAGTATGGAAGCGATTTTGTGTTCGTCACACATTACCCTTCCAAAAAACGGCCCTTCTATGCTATGGATGACCCGGAAGACCCCAAATTCACGCTTAGTTTTGACCTAATGTTTCGGGGACTGGAGGTGACCACCGGCGGGCAGAGGATTCACGACTACAGGGAAATCACAGACAAGATGGAGAAGCGGGGCATGGATCCGGAGGACATTGCTTCCTATCTTATGATTTTCAAATACGGCATGCCGCCCCACGGCGGCCTGGGCATTGGGCTGGAGCGCCTTACCATGAGGCTCCTGGATGAACAGAATGTCAGGGAGGCATCCTTGTTCCCAAGAGATGTGACCAGATTGGAGCCATAG
- the gatB gene encoding Asp-tRNA(Asn)/Glu-tRNA(Gln) amidotransferase subunit GatB produces MSKQYETVIGLEVHVELATKTKIFCGCSTRFGGAPNTHTCPVCTGMPGSLPVLNKQVVEYALAVGLAANCQINQYCKFDRKNYFYPDNPQNYQISQLYLPVCHDGWVDIETESGLKKRVGIHEIHMEEDAGKLIHDEWEDCSLVDYNRSGVPLIEIVSEPDMRSAEEVIAYLEKLRLIIQYLGASDCKLQEGSMRADVNLSVREAGAAEFGTRTEMKNLNSFKAIARAIEGERRRQIELLEDGRKVIQETRRWDDNKESSKAMRSKEDAQDYRYFPDPDLVPVVISDEWIARVKARQPELRTEKIARYMEEYGLPEYDARLLTSSKHMADIFEETTRLSGRPKEASNWLMVEAMRLMKEQEMEPEDMRLSPSHLAALIGMVEKNTINRTVAKTVFEEIFRHDADPEAYVEEKGLKVIRDEGALRRTVEAVMAANPQSVEDYRSGKEKAMGFLVGQTMKAMKGKADPAMVNQLVRELLDGGDA; encoded by the coding sequence ATGAGTAAACAGTATGAGACCGTCATCGGGCTGGAAGTCCATGTGGAGCTGGCCACCAAAACCAAGATTTTCTGCGGCTGTTCCACCCGGTTCGGGGGAGCGCCAAACACCCATACCTGCCCCGTATGCACCGGTATGCCGGGTTCCCTTCCCGTGTTAAATAAGCAGGTGGTGGAGTATGCGCTGGCAGTGGGACTGGCTGCCAACTGCCAGATTAACCAGTACTGTAAATTTGACAGAAAGAACTATTTTTATCCGGATAATCCGCAGAACTACCAGATATCCCAGCTGTACCTGCCTGTCTGCCACGACGGCTGGGTGGACATAGAGACTGAGTCCGGCCTTAAGAAACGCGTGGGAATCCATGAAATCCACATGGAGGAGGATGCGGGCAAGCTGATTCATGATGAGTGGGAGGACTGTTCCCTGGTGGATTATAACCGCAGCGGAGTCCCGCTGATTGAAATTGTGTCGGAGCCTGATATGCGCAGTGCTGAGGAAGTCATAGCCTACCTGGAGAAGCTGAGGCTGATAATCCAGTACCTGGGCGCTTCTGACTGCAAGCTTCAGGAGGGATCCATGAGAGCGGACGTGAACCTGTCCGTGAGAGAGGCGGGGGCGGCTGAGTTTGGCACCAGGACCGAGATGAAGAACCTGAACTCCTTTAAGGCCATTGCCAGGGCCATAGAAGGGGAGCGCAGGCGCCAGATTGAGCTGTTGGAAGACGGCAGGAAGGTAATCCAGGAGACACGGCGCTGGGACGACAACAAGGAGAGCTCCAAGGCCATGCGGTCCAAGGAGGATGCCCAGGATTACAGGTATTTCCCTGATCCGGATCTGGTGCCGGTGGTCATAAGCGATGAGTGGATTGCCCGGGTAAAGGCCCGCCAGCCGGAGCTGCGCACGGAGAAAATCGCCAGATACATGGAGGAATACGGTCTTCCTGAGTATGACGCCAGGCTTCTTACCAGTTCCAAGCACATGGCGGATATCTTTGAGGAGACCACGCGTTTGAGCGGACGGCCCAAGGAGGCCTCCAACTGGCTCATGGTGGAGGCCATGCGCCTGATGAAGGAGCAGGAAATGGAGCCGGAGGACATGAGGTTGTCCCCCTCCCATCTGGCTGCACTTATCGGCATGGTGGAAAAAAACACCATCAACAGGACGGTGGCCAAAACCGTGTTTGAAGAGATATTCAGGCACGATGCGGATCCTGAGGCGTATGTGGAGGAAAAGGGCCTCAAGGTGATAAGGGATGAAGGCGCCCTGCGCCGCACCGTTGAGGCGGTCATGGCTGCCAACCCGCAGTCCGTGGAGGATTACAGGAGCGGCAAGGAAAAGGCCATGGGATTCCTGGTGGGACAGACCATGAAGGCCATGAAGGGCAAGGCGGATCCGGCCATGGTGAACCAGCTTGTAAGGGAGCTGCTTGACGGCGGGGATGCATAA
- the gatA gene encoding Asp-tRNA(Asn)/Glu-tRNA(Gln) amidotransferase subunit GatA has product MSILDMTALELGRRIQSGDITAVQAAEASLARIKAMEPSIHAYVTVNEEKTMEQAGKVQAEIEAGRLSGPLAGVPVAVKDNMCTEGMRTTCSSRILENFIPAYTAQAVANLEQAGAVILGKTNMDEFAMGSTTETSAFGVTRNPWNPEHAPGGSSGGSCAAVAAGECFYALGSDTGGSIRQPSSFCGVTGIKPTYGTVSRYGLIAYGSSLDQIGPVAKDVSDCAAVLEVLASHDPKDSTSMERSDCDFTAALSEDVRGMRIGIPESYFGQGLDQEVKDAVLEAARVLGEKGAIVETFDLKLVEYAIPAYYVIASAEASSNLSRFDGVKYGYRAPEYEGLHSMYKKSRSQGFGPEVKRRIMLGSFVLSSGYYDAYYLKALRTKALIKKEFDRAFASYDVILAPAAPATAPRLGQSLGDPLKMYLGDIYTISVNLAGLPGISLPCGLDSKGLPIGLQLIGDCFKEKSIIRAAYAYEKAREWKLPPVTAGTPEEPSGVTAGEAERRMSHE; this is encoded by the coding sequence ATGAGCATATTAGATATGACGGCCCTGGAGCTGGGAAGAAGGATTCAGTCAGGGGATATCACCGCGGTCCAGGCCGCAGAGGCATCTCTGGCACGCATAAAGGCCATGGAGCCATCCATCCATGCCTATGTGACAGTGAATGAAGAAAAGACCATGGAACAGGCCGGGAAGGTCCAGGCGGAAATTGAGGCGGGAAGGCTTAGCGGACCTCTGGCCGGAGTACCTGTGGCTGTCAAGGACAACATGTGTACGGAAGGAATGCGGACCACCTGCAGTTCCAGAATACTGGAAAATTTTATCCCCGCCTACACGGCCCAGGCAGTTGCCAATCTGGAGCAGGCAGGAGCCGTTATCCTGGGAAAGACCAACATGGATGAATTCGCCATGGGAAGCACCACGGAGACATCCGCCTTTGGCGTTACCAGGAATCCATGGAACCCGGAACATGCGCCGGGGGGCTCCTCCGGCGGTTCATGCGCGGCGGTGGCTGCCGGGGAATGCTTTTATGCCCTGGGGTCTGATACGGGCGGATCCATACGCCAGCCCAGCTCCTTCTGCGGCGTCACGGGCATCAAGCCTACCTACGGGACCGTGTCCAGGTATGGGCTCATTGCCTATGGCTCATCCCTGGACCAGATAGGGCCTGTGGCAAAGGACGTGTCGGACTGCGCGGCTGTCCTGGAGGTTCTGGCCTCCCATGACCCCAAGGACAGCACATCCATGGAGCGGAGTGACTGTGATTTCACCGCAGCCCTGTCAGAGGATGTCAGAGGAATGCGCATTGGCATACCGGAATCTTACTTCGGACAGGGGCTGGATCAGGAGGTAAAGGACGCTGTGCTGGAAGCAGCCAGGGTGCTGGGAGAAAAGGGGGCCATCGTGGAAACCTTTGACCTTAAGCTGGTGGAGTACGCCATACCTGCCTACTATGTGATTGCTTCCGCTGAGGCCAGTTCCAACCTGTCACGCTTTGACGGTGTAAAGTACGGCTACCGGGCGCCGGAATACGAGGGGCTTCACAGCATGTACAAAAAGAGCCGTTCCCAGGGATTCGGGCCGGAGGTGAAGCGCCGCATTATGCTGGGCTCCTTTGTGCTTAGCTCCGGCTACTACGACGCATATTATCTGAAGGCCCTCCGCACCAAGGCCCTGATTAAGAAGGAATTTGACCGTGCGTTTGCGTCCTATGATGTCATACTGGCTCCGGCAGCGCCGGCAACAGCCCCGCGGTTAGGCCAGTCCCTTGGTGATCCCCTTAAGATGTATCTGGGAGATATCTATACCATTTCCGTGAACCTGGCCGGTCTTCCCGGAATCAGCCTTCCCTGCGGCCTGGATTCAAAGGGGCTTCCCATTGGACTGCAGCTCATAGGGGACTGTTTTAAGGAAAAAAGCATCATACGGGCCGCCTATGCTTACGAGAAGGCGCGGGAGTGGAAGCTGCCGCCTGTGACTGCCGGGACGCCAGAGGAGCCGTCCGGCGTCACTGCAGGGGAGGCAGAGAGGAGGATGAGCCATGAGTAA
- a CDS encoding ferritin-like domain-containing protein: protein MLSIHDFQYSSDAPYPPVRAESVNPAYARVMLDNIGGNNSEMSAISLYVFNHLITGYNPDVSAVFHKVSIVEMHHLDIFGKLALQLGEEPRLWTQHGCKKIYWSPSCNQYPGELRTLMRNVIDGEKAAISKYQHQISYIRDENITENLRRIILDERLHVEIFEKVYGEYCS from the coding sequence ATGTTATCCATCCATGATTTTCAGTATTCCTCCGATGCACCCTATCCACCCGTCAGGGCAGAATCCGTGAATCCGGCCTACGCAAGGGTGATGTTGGACAACATAGGCGGAAACAATTCAGAGATGTCCGCCATATCCCTCTATGTCTTCAATCATCTGATTACCGGATACAATCCAGATGTCAGCGCCGTATTCCACAAGGTCAGCATCGTGGAAATGCATCATCTGGATATATTTGGAAAACTAGCCCTGCAGCTGGGGGAGGAACCGCGGCTGTGGACCCAGCACGGATGTAAAAAGATATACTGGTCCCCCAGCTGCAACCAGTATCCCGGAGAGCTGCGGACCCTGATGCGCAATGTCATCGACGGAGAAAAGGCAGCCATCAGCAAATACCAGCACCAGATTTCCTACATACGGGATGAAAATATCACTGAAAACTTAAGGCGTATTATTTTGGACGAACGGCTGCATGTGGAAATTTTTGAAAAGGTATACGGGGAATATTGTTCCTGA